The nucleotide sequence GCAATTCTTTGGAGCATTTAACCGCTATTAGATAATTACCGGTGTGAACACGATGATGCGTATCGAGCTGGTGTTTGAGGCTGAACCTTTTGGGACAGTGCTTGCACTGGTAGGGCTTTTCTCCTCTGTGGTCTCTGCCATTTGCTTCGTGTTGCACAGCGTCCCTTCCACAGAACTGACATCCATCGTAGCTTTGACCTGCGGCAAACCAGAACAGACGATTAGGGTACAGCTTTGAAAGGTGCTAAGGGTGGCCAACTGTGAAACCTATGTTCTCAAGAAAACCAACATATTGCAAAAAAGGCACGACTGCACAACCGGATATACCACCTTGTTTGtcacttttagtttttaaaccGAAAAGGTGACCATATATGGGTATTGCCGATGACGTTCACTTTTATGAAGAACAGCAGATGACACTGGGGcgtaaaacaaaactttatttatttgaaataataacccacatttttttttttataaatgcttGTAAAATCAGAAACCCAATTAGCGACTGATTTGGTGTGCTTCTGAACTGTAGGCTTGAAATAGGACATTTGATTTATTGTGAATCAACAGATCTACTTATAGACACCATGCTTTTTTATAATGCTGCCACTGACGGCTCAAATCCTTCTCTCTTGCTGTTATTTGGCTGGCTTTGTATTTTTCAATTCATCGTTAATTTTTGTATGCTGCCTCTTGGCTGGGTCCTTGCTGTAAGTGAGAATTGGTTCCTAGTCAGCTCAACATAATGAATGAAGTTGAAACAAATGTAGCAACTAAATATTGAATGCTTTCTCACTGATTCGAGCAAGCAGGAAAACTCTCTGCggctttaaatagaaaaataaaaaagtaccgCAGTCAGAACGTAATTCTGCAACAGTATTCACTGAGGGCATATCTTTGTGAAGCATCCTGTTGCAAGAGAGTCGATTCACCTTGTGTAAGCTTTCCTGTGAGCTTTGCACGTACGTCTTCTCAAATTTTTTACAAAAGGTGTGATTTTTGAGGTCAAAGTAAAAAAGTGTAGCTTTTCGCCGCTCCGTCTGTTTTTAGGGGTCTTTTTTGAGAGAAAACGTAGCCCTCACAGTAGCCTATAGACAGGATGCTGAAATATGAAGCGGGTGTACTGTAGTGAGGGTAGAAAACAGGAGAGAATAAACCACAACAATCGAACACTTACCACTCTAAAAAACGCAACCTGCTGAGATCTGTCGCCTGTTGTCTGCGTGTTTCCTGTCCAATGCAACGTTCGTCGTCTCAATTGAAAATACTCGACGTTTTCTGCTGcttacatatttatatttagcaTAACTAAACTTTTCATTACTCCCTGTAGTAGtgcttctttttctgtttttcgcGGCTTCTGAAACGTGAACACACCGTTCCGTCAAACAGCAGAAAACGAGTCCTTTTCAGCTCATTTGTACACTTTCCCTCTTGCTCTCGCACAGGCCTCCCCTCGCGAATCCTGTTCGTGCTGCTAACTTCAGAAGAACTTATCAGAACACATCAAActtattagacttttttttgCCTAAGGACAAACCACGCGCTCGCTGCAGCACATACTGTACTTTGTATATCTAGCTGTATCTAGTTAACCACACTACTGCTCCTATTGCACCATGCTTTCAAAACCACAACTCTCTTTATCACTTTCCATTGCGTAGCTGCGTCGCTGGAGCCTGCGAGGTTAGGGGTCACGCAAAGAAGTTGTTTCACCATCTTGTGTAAATTGACATGTTTTACTCAGGATCGTCCCTCCTGCGGCTGCAGTAACAGTAACATGCTCTCACTGTGCTATGCTTGTTGTAATATTTGGTATGATTATATCCTTACCTAACCGTGTGGAGGCTGATTCCCGCAGCACTGGATCACAGAGGAGTCTTGTACGGCAGTGTTGGCACTCTTCAGCTCTTTCTCTGACTTTGGGCGCCTCGGGATTGCTACAGGAAGCATATTTTGTGGTGTGACTGCTGCAAATATGgtacaaaacaaatatttgtgtGTCCAAGAAAAATTTTGAAAatcatagtattttttttttttaattggagaATAGCAGTTTTCATATATTTCATTGTGGTGTGTTTCTTATCCCTGCTAATATTAACCAGGAGATATTTATGGTCCTTCgtttgggtttaaaaaaaataaagttttgcctTTCTTGAAAAATTTgattacagaaaaacaagacagtGGGAGACACCATAGAgggttgttttttcccccaccacaTAATGTCGTTTACACactgaacaatttttttgtggTGTAGACACGGCCAGCCGaaacacagaaaatatgttTCAGTGGGTGGAAAATCTTTAATTTTGTCAAGGAAGGGAGAAGTTTAGGGGCCTCCCCTTTATTCACAGTTTGGTTTGGCTTTGCAAGACTTGAAagaatttggcttttttttgcacaaaaacaaacGTTTGTTTTACTCCTAATATCTCAAAGTTTAATGTTGTTTCAAAAAAACGATCAAAATActccacttttttatttttatttggatcAATCAAGATATTTCATTTGCGTTGTTTAAACAACAATTATGGGTTTCTTAAAAGAAACCTCAATAGTCTTCAGGTGGCAGGGAAGGGTTAACAGGTGAAACCGATGAAGCAGGAAAGGcttgatctctctctctctctcgctctctctttcacacaaacacacacacacacacacacacacacacacacacacacacacacacacacacacacacacacacacacacacacacacacacacctcagcAGTGAGTCAAGTACGGTAGCTGTCGCAAAGGAACAACTGAGCAGGCCAGGGGGTTCTGAAATTAGTCTGTTGTAGGAAAAATATggagaaaatgtgtcaaaataaaCCTGCAACTTTCCAAAATTACGTCTAACGGGTGTCTTACCTCGTCTCCCCAGTTTGAATAGATTGGctcagtttctttcttttcaaaagGCCGTTCTTGATCATGCTGCCCATCCGCGAGGCCTCCGTGTACATGTTTTGGGCATAGGGATGGGGGTGGAAGCGTGTGTAGCCTAGTGCGGTGTTTTGAAGGGGAATCTGAAAATGGGAAGTGAGTAAAGGGAACATGCGTGGAGTAGACAGTGGGAACGGGTACACCACAGAGGTCGGGTTGGAGGACGGAAGGGGATGAGCTGCTAAGATGCTTGAATAGTTCTCTGTAATTCGCCTTAGGGTGTTTATGTGATTCCCAGAGTCCCATAAGTTTGTAGGCCATGCCCATGCAGAAGAGAAAGAGGGACTACTGGTGTGGGGCCTAGAAATGACACTGTCTCTGTTGCACAGTGCTGCTGAAGTCGGGGAAAATCTTGCCTTCCTTCTTGGGgatttttggttgttttgagcATCAGTAGATTCAACGGCTGAAACACTTTCCATAATGATGCCAACACTTGATTTATCTACTGGGGAGGATTTCTTTTGGACTTTGCC is from Fundulus heteroclitus isolate FHET01 chromosome 3, MU-UCD_Fhet_4.1, whole genome shotgun sequence and encodes:
- the zbtb32 gene encoding zinc finger protein 32, which codes for MRLLEDQCRKHLDCLEVREENEKEDAVDLTGEKDSVDEEDQKQKGRAAIEGKVQKKSSPVDKSSVGIIMESVSAVESTDAQNNQKSPRRKARFSPTSAALCNRDSVISRPHTSSPSFSSAWAWPTNLWDSGNHINTLRRITENYSSILAAHPLPSSNPTSVVYPFPLSTPRMFPLLTSHFQIPLQNTALGYTRFHPHPYAQNMYTEASRMGSMIKNGLLKRKKLSQSIQTGETSSHTTKYASCSNPEAPKVRERAEECQHCRTRLLCDPVLRESASTRLGQSYDGCQFCGRDAVQHEANGRDHRGEKPYQCKHCPKRFSLKHQLDTHHRVHTGEKPFECRLCGQRSRDYSAMIKHLRTHGGAAPYQCTVCLEFCNSLVSMQRHVKSHAVQDFPPDWSINNTYMYISHI